Proteins encoded in a region of the Coregonus clupeaformis isolate EN_2021a chromosome 9, ASM2061545v1, whole genome shotgun sequence genome:
- the LOC121573618 gene encoding transcription initiation factor TFIID subunit 9-like isoform X1 → MRGKAANVKMASPKTVPKDAQVMIQILKDMGITEYEPRVINQMLEFTYRYVTTIIEDAKIYATHAKKNNVDADDIRLAIQSRMDQSFTSPPPRDFLLEVARQKNQTPLPLIKPYTGPRLPPDRYCLTAPNYRLKSIQKKMSLSAGRITVPRLSVGAVSSRSSTPTFGTPSVQSVTTKVGTPMSLSGQRFTVQIPSSQTAASKSSTPSTPTVQNVLINPSLIGSKNILITTNMVSQNSASESLKRKHEDDDDYDAL, encoded by the exons GTTATGATTCAAATCCTCAAAGACATGGGGATAACAGAGTATGAGCCCAGAGTGATTAATCAAATGCTGGAATTTACCTACA GATATGTGACAACCATTATCGAGGATGCCAAAATCTATGCAACACATGCCAAGAAGAACAATGTGGATGCTGACGACATAAGACTGGCGATCCAGAGTCGAATGGACCAGTCCTTCACCTCCCCACCACCACGAGAT TTCCTGCTGGAGGTAGCTAGGCAGAAGAACCAGACCCCTCTGCCTTTGATTAAGCCATACACTGGGCCCCGCCTGCCCCCAGACCGTTACTGTCTGACTGCTCCTAACTACAGGCTCAAATCCATACAGAAAAAG ATGTCCTTATCTGCTGGGAGAATAACAGTGCCTCGTCTCAGTGTAGGAGCTGTATCCAGCAGGTCCAGCACGCCTACCTTTG GCACTCCCTCAGTGCAATCAGTCACGACCAAAGTGGGGACGCCAATGTCTCTGTCGGGGCAGCGCTTCACCGTTCAGATCCCATCCTCACAGACTGCAGCCTCCAAGTCCT CCACACCATCCACCCCAACGGTTCAAAACGTCCTCATCAATCCCTCCCTGATCGGCTCCAAGAACATCCTCATCACCACCAACATGGTGTCACAGAACTCGGCCAGCGAATCGCTGAAGAGGAAGCACGAAGACGACGACGACTATGATGCATTATGA
- the LOC121573618 gene encoding transcription initiation factor TFIID subunit 9-like isoform X2, whose amino-acid sequence MIQILKDMGITEYEPRVINQMLEFTYRYVTTIIEDAKIYATHAKKNNVDADDIRLAIQSRMDQSFTSPPPRDFLLEVARQKNQTPLPLIKPYTGPRLPPDRYCLTAPNYRLKSIQKKMSLSAGRITVPRLSVGAVSSRSSTPTFGTPSVQSVTTKVGTPMSLSGQRFTVQIPSSQTAASKSSTPSTPTVQNVLINPSLIGSKNILITTNMVSQNSASESLKRKHEDDDDYDAL is encoded by the exons ATGATTCAAATCCTCAAAGACATGGGGATAACAGAGTATGAGCCCAGAGTGATTAATCAAATGCTGGAATTTACCTACA GATATGTGACAACCATTATCGAGGATGCCAAAATCTATGCAACACATGCCAAGAAGAACAATGTGGATGCTGACGACATAAGACTGGCGATCCAGAGTCGAATGGACCAGTCCTTCACCTCCCCACCACCACGAGAT TTCCTGCTGGAGGTAGCTAGGCAGAAGAACCAGACCCCTCTGCCTTTGATTAAGCCATACACTGGGCCCCGCCTGCCCCCAGACCGTTACTGTCTGACTGCTCCTAACTACAGGCTCAAATCCATACAGAAAAAG ATGTCCTTATCTGCTGGGAGAATAACAGTGCCTCGTCTCAGTGTAGGAGCTGTATCCAGCAGGTCCAGCACGCCTACCTTTG GCACTCCCTCAGTGCAATCAGTCACGACCAAAGTGGGGACGCCAATGTCTCTGTCGGGGCAGCGCTTCACCGTTCAGATCCCATCCTCACAGACTGCAGCCTCCAAGTCCT CCACACCATCCACCCCAACGGTTCAAAACGTCCTCATCAATCCCTCCCTGATCGGCTCCAAGAACATCCTCATCACCACCAACATGGTGTCACAGAACTCGGCCAGCGAATCGCTGAAGAGGAAGCACGAAGACGACGACGACTATGATGCATTATGA